Sequence from the Streptomyces sp. NBC_00358 genome:
GGAGTGGAGATAGCCACCGCCTCCCCGGAGCTCTTCGTGCGCCGCGCGGGCCGTTCCGTCGAGTCGGGTCCGATCAAGGGCACCGGACGTACCGAGGCGGACCTCCTGGAGAAGGACTACGCCGAGAACGTGATGATCGTGGACCTCGTCCGCAACGACGTCGGCCAGGTCTGCGCCACCGGCACCGTGACCGTGCCCGACCTGTGCGTCGTCGAGAAGCACCCGGGGCTCGTGCACCTCGTCTCCACCGTGGGCGGTGAGCTGCGCGAGGGCGTCGGCTGGCCCGGACTCCTCGCCGCCGCCTTCCCGCCCGGCTCCGTCACCGGCGCCCCGAAGTCCAGCGCGCTGCGGATCATCGACGCCCTGGAGACCGCGCCCCGAGGCCCGTACTGCGGAGGCATCGGCTGGGTCGACGCCGACCGCGGCACCGGCGAGCTGGCCGTGGGCATCCGTACGTTCTGGATCGACCGCGCCGACGGCGTCCTGCGCTTCGGTACGGGGGCGGGCATCACCTGGGGGTCGGATCCCGAGGGGGAGTGGCGGGAGACCGAGCTGAAGGCGTCCCGGCTGCTCGCGGTAGCGTCGGGAGAGTACGACGCGGGTGACGGGACTCCCACGGATTGACCACGGCTTGACCACGGATCGACCAGGGACCCACCCGGTTCCGCGGACGACGCCGGGAACCCCGGCCGGAACGCCACGCCGGACGACACGTCCGGCACATCCACGCATGCGAGGTAGGGACCAGTGAAGCTTTGGCTCGACGGCGGGCTGCAGGACATCGAGGCCGCCCGCGTCTCCGTCTTCGACCACGGACTGACCGTCGGTGACGGCATCTTCGAGACCCTGAAGGCGGTCGACGGCCGGCCCTTCGCGCTGACCCGCCACCTCGACCGGCTGGCCCGCTCGGCGCGCGGTCTCGGTCTGCCCGAGCCCGACGCGGACGAGGTGCGCCGCGCCTGCGCCGCCGTCCTCGACGCGAACCCGATGCCGCTCGGCCGGCTCCGCATCACCTACACCGGCGGCCACGGCCCGCTCGGCTCCGACCGCGGCGAGCACGGTCCGACGCTGGTCGTCGCGCTCGGCACCTCCGCCCCGCGCCCCGACTCCACGGCCGTCGTCACCGTCCCCTGGACCCGCAACGAGCGCGGCGCCCTGACCGGCCTCAAGACCACCTCGTACGCCGAGAACGTCGTCGCCCTGGCCCGCGCGCGTGAACACGGCGCGTCCGAGGCGCTGTTCGCCAACACGGTGGGCCAACTCTGCGAGGGCACCGGGTCCAACGTCTTCGTCGTCCTCGACGGCGAGATCCACACCCCGCCGGTCGCCTCCGGCTGCCTCGCCGGCATCACCCGCGCCCTCACCGTCGAGTGGACCGGCGCCAAGGAGACCGACCTGCCGATGGACGTCCTGGAGCACGCCGACGAGATCTTCCTGACCTCCACGCTGCGCGACGTGCAGGCCGTGCACCGGGTCGACTCGCGTGAACTGCCGGGCGTACCGGGCCCGGTGACCGCCAAGGCCATGCGCGTCTTCGACGAGCGGGCCGGGGACGACCTCGATCCCTGACCGGGCGTCGGGGCCACCGGCCCCTGATCGCACGGTAATTCGGCTGACCGCACACCTTTCAGCGGGTACAACTCCCCTGATGACCACCACCCTGCGGCCGACCGAGCCGCTTCAGAGCGCCACCGACGGGACGCGTTCACGCCGCTACCAGGTGTGCGTGAACAGCCGTCCCGTCGGCCGGGTACACCTCGCGACGGACCCCGCCCCGGGAGCCAGGGGACCGTCGGTCGCCAGGATCCACGAGCTCCGCATCGAGGAGCCGGACCGCGGTCGCGGCCGGGGCACCGTGGCCGCTCTGGCGGCCGAGGAGGTGGCGCGCGGCTGGGGCTGCCGGCAGATCGAGGTGACCGTTCCCGGCGCGGCCGCCGCGGCCCTGGCCCTCACCCGGGCGCTCGGTTACGTGCTGCGCAACCGCCTGATGGAGAAGGTGCTGGACGGCCCCGTGCCCGTCCTGCCCCCGGGCAGCACCGACCGGCCCATGACCCCGGACGAGTACGGGATCTGGGACCGCGCGGGCAGACAGCAGTACGCCGAGGACTGGATCCGGCGCGGTGTACCGGAGGCCGACGCGCTCGCCAAGGCGAGCCGTGACTTCGGCGGCGCGCTGCCGCAGGGCCCGGCCACCTCGGACATGTGGCTGAGCGTCCTGGAGCACGAGGGCGTCCCCGTCGGCGATCTCTGGCTGGGGCGCCGGGGCGGGCGGGCCTTCGTCTACGACGTCGGGGTCCGCGCCGACCGGCGCGGGCGAGGCCACGGCCGGACGCTGATGCGGCTCGCCGAGGCACGGGCGACGGCCGCCGGACTCGATCGCATCGCTCTCAACGTCTTCGCGGGGAACACCCCGGCCGAGCGGCTCTACGCCTCTCTCGGCTACGACACGACGGACTACTGCCTGTACAAGACGCTGCTCTAGCGGGGCTCCGGCTCCACGGGACCCCGACGGCGGGGCTGCCGCACGGCCGGCCGCCGGTGTCAGGCCTGTTCGGCGAGCAGCCGGTCGGCGATCTCCTCGATCCGCTCGCGCAGTCCCTCCTGGCTCTTGCCGCCGTCCAGCAGCTCACCGCCGATGACGTACGTCGGGGTGCCGGTGACACCGATCGCCTTGCCCTCGGCCTGGTCGGCGTCGACGATCAGGATGTGCCGGCCGTCGATCAGGGCCGTGTCGAACTCCTCGGCGTCCAGGCCGAGTTCCCGCGCGACCTCGATCAGGAGGGCCTCGCCCTCGCGGTCCAGCTCCTCGACGCGACCGAGCACGGCCTCGATGTACGGCCAGGCGCTGCCCTGCTCGGTGGCCTCCTCGGCGGCCTGCGCCGCGGCGAAGGCGTGCTTGTGCTTCTCCAGGGGGAAGTGCCGCAGCCGCAGCTCCAGGCGGTCGCCGTAGCGGGCGCGCAGCGCGCGCAGGTCGGCGAGGGCGCCGCGGCAGTCGGCGCACTGGAGTTCGCACCAGACGTCCAGGACGACGGGGGCCGGGCGTGCGGTGGAGGGGGCGGAGGAGTCGTTCATGGGACCCAGTCTCCCAGTCCGGTGAGGGGGCGGCCCAACCGGGACCTGGGGAGGACGGTGACCCCGAGATGTCCCTGAGGTCTGCCCGGACCGTGGCATACCGGGCATGTGACGGTGCAGGATGGAGGGGACGAGG
This genomic interval carries:
- a CDS encoding chorismate-binding protein; this translates as MLDLPPLARFGGLVATGLLDVTSDPAALDSTGFWAVSADFEGRLTCARFQDVREEPVPPPVPGRWHGPAAGDWKSSLDRAAYTAGVRRIREHIAAGEVYQANLCRVLSAPVPPDADVDALTALLARGNPAPYAGTIRLPDHGVEIATASPELFVRRAGRSVESGPIKGTGRTEADLLEKDYAENVMIVDLVRNDVGQVCATGTVTVPDLCVVEKHPGLVHLVSTVGGELREGVGWPGLLAAAFPPGSVTGAPKSSALRIIDALETAPRGPYCGGIGWVDADRGTGELAVGIRTFWIDRADGVLRFGTGAGITWGSDPEGEWRETELKASRLLAVASGEYDAGDGTPTD
- a CDS encoding aminotransferase class IV; translation: MKLWLDGGLQDIEAARVSVFDHGLTVGDGIFETLKAVDGRPFALTRHLDRLARSARGLGLPEPDADEVRRACAAVLDANPMPLGRLRITYTGGHGPLGSDRGEHGPTLVVALGTSAPRPDSTAVVTVPWTRNERGALTGLKTTSYAENVVALARAREHGASEALFANTVGQLCEGTGSNVFVVLDGEIHTPPVASGCLAGITRALTVEWTGAKETDLPMDVLEHADEIFLTSTLRDVQAVHRVDSRELPGVPGPVTAKAMRVFDERAGDDLDP
- a CDS encoding GNAT family N-acetyltransferase, giving the protein MTTTLRPTEPLQSATDGTRSRRYQVCVNSRPVGRVHLATDPAPGARGPSVARIHELRIEEPDRGRGRGTVAALAAEEVARGWGCRQIEVTVPGAAAAALALTRALGYVLRNRLMEKVLDGPVPVLPPGSTDRPMTPDEYGIWDRAGRQQYAEDWIRRGVPEADALAKASRDFGGALPQGPATSDMWLSVLEHEGVPVGDLWLGRRGGRAFVYDVGVRADRRGRGHGRTLMRLAEARATAAGLDRIALNVFAGNTPAERLYASLGYDTTDYCLYKTLL
- a CDS encoding DsbA family protein; the protein is MNDSSAPSTARPAPVVLDVWCELQCADCRGALADLRALRARYGDRLELRLRHFPLEKHKHAFAAAQAAEEATEQGSAWPYIEAVLGRVEELDREGEALLIEVARELGLDAEEFDTALIDGRHILIVDADQAEGKAIGVTGTPTYVIGGELLDGGKSQEGLRERIEEIADRLLAEQA